From one Oceanotoga teriensis genomic stretch:
- a CDS encoding DUF427 domain-containing protein yields the protein MLENKLEYPETPIIELVKKEIIVYFDSKEIAKSSRPLKILKKDLTPIYFINLNNVHTKYLKKSDKHYTSPIIGISDFYDLILENTKVENAAFIYSKPNDGYTILENYISFLPEKMDKVVLGDDII from the coding sequence ATGTTAGAAAACAAATTAGAATATCCAGAAACTCCAATAATTGAACTTGTAAAAAAAGAAATAATAGTGTACTTTGATTCAAAAGAAATTGCAAAAAGCAGTAGACCTCTAAAGATTTTAAAGAAAGATCTCACTCCGATTTATTTTATAAATCTCAATAATGTACATACAAAATATTTAAAAAAATCTGATAAACATTATACATCTCCAATTATAGGTATATCAGATTTTTATGATCTAATACTTGAAAATACTAAGGTTGAAAATGCCGCTTTTATATATTCAAAACCAAATGATGGATACACAATACTTGAAAACTATATATCTTTTTTGCCAGAAAAAATGGATAAGGTTGTATTAGGCGATGATATAATTTGA
- a CDS encoding L-cysteine desulfidase family protein — MIKEYLTEEVKPAMGCTEPAAVALSVARAKKELKEKISKVEVIVSKSIYKNGLYVSIPGTKGLKGNKTAAALGAVISPDLLDLNLLYYSKEKDKKDAQDLIKNNRVKINYCEEPGIFIHAIVEDIYNNISECIIRNSHTGIEKIILNSKVIFSSESEGSIKKNFFEKYNLENISLEEIINISSDMDSKDIDFIFQGIDLNMKAANYCLNKNDKFVEKTGIVLSEIFSDDILSEKIRKFSSAASFTRMTGADITIMSSGGSGNQGIVTTIPVYLFGRNNSNTDEEIAKAVAISHFLSGYIKYIVGKLAPICGAFYSAGAGATAGISYLMNKNIKKMLCAIDTMISNTTGVICDGAKESCAFRVGIAAHEAYISALMADKELYVDTNQGFIGNCCSESIKNIQKMNLNGMKKLDTLIISILEGRN, encoded by the coding sequence ATGATAAAAGAATATTTAACAGAAGAAGTAAAACCAGCTATGGGCTGTACGGAGCCCGCTGCAGTTGCTTTATCTGTAGCAAGGGCAAAAAAAGAATTAAAAGAAAAAATTTCAAAAGTGGAAGTAATAGTCAGCAAAAGTATATATAAAAATGGTTTATATGTTTCAATTCCTGGAACTAAAGGTTTAAAAGGTAACAAAACAGCGGCTGCTTTAGGTGCTGTTATATCTCCAGATTTATTAGATCTAAACCTTCTTTATTATTCAAAAGAAAAAGATAAAAAAGACGCTCAGGATCTCATAAAAAATAATAGAGTAAAAATAAATTATTGTGAAGAACCTGGAATTTTTATACATGCTATTGTTGAAGATATATATAATAATATATCAGAATGTATAATACGTAATTCACATACTGGTATAGAAAAAATTATATTAAATTCAAAAGTTATATTTTCTTCTGAATCAGAGGGAAGTATTAAGAAAAATTTTTTTGAAAAATATAATCTTGAAAATATATCTTTAGAAGAAATAATTAATATTTCTTCTGATATGGATTCAAAAGACATTGATTTTATATTTCAAGGAATAGACTTAAACATGAAAGCTGCTAATTATTGTTTAAATAAGAATGATAAATTTGTAGAAAAAACTGGGATTGTATTGAGTGAAATTTTTTCTGATGATATATTATCAGAAAAAATAAGAAAGTTTTCTTCAGCTGCTTCTTTTACAAGAATGACTGGCGCAGATATAACCATAATGAGTTCTGGAGGTTCTGGAAATCAAGGTATTGTAACAACTATTCCAGTATATTTATTTGGAAGAAATAATTCAAACACAGATGAAGAAATCGCAAAAGCTGTTGCAATTAGCCATTTCCTATCGGGATATATAAAATATATAGTGGGAAAGCTTGCACCTATTTGTGGTGCTTTTTACTCAGCTGGTGCTGGAGCTACTGCTGGAATAAGTTATTTAATGAATAAAAACATCAAAAAAATGCTTTGTGCAATAGATACTATGATTTCAAACACAACTGGAGTTATATGTGATGGAGCAAAAGAAAGCTGTGCATTTAGAGTTGGAATTGCAGCACATGAAGCTTATATATCGGCATTGATGGCAGATAAAGAGCTTTATGTGGATACTAATCAAGGCTTTATAGGTAATTGTTGCAGTGAAAGTATAAAAAATATACAAAAAATGAATTTAAATGGAATGAAAAAACTTGATACACTTATAATATCGATACTTGAAGGAAGAAATTGA
- a CDS encoding metallopeptidase TldD-related protein, with translation MIKEFFKIKINETFIKIADTKVESIRKKQIEENALRLYNDGFIGIAGKMGNYEEDELIKKAEKALNYKIPYDFKLTENENLSLKFGKDVISNDLLLEKTEEILEKFRTNIPQFIFSFGIKKINKIKYLKNDLKTELKSELNYYSLGFLIKDKNSSNIMDSFSGYDGFEDNFNKAYEITEKICKTHLKNIDIKNGTYPIIFFENEGLPKLKFYHDLHGMIFGSGGSIFSNKMNEKIFAENFTLYQSNNPQDNNFSHFFDSEGTFEKVGFRTALIENGILKSPYTDKKSSKLFNLPLTGSAGGEYDSVPSIIPCNFKIKNTHKSLKDILNGKKAILCHLASGGDFTSDGVFASPVQTAYLTDGESLLGKIPEINISSDIYKMYGKDYLGTCNNTLFDDNQTINVIKMKVEKL, from the coding sequence ATGATTAAAGAGTTTTTTAAAATAAAAATCAATGAAACGTTTATAAAAATAGCCGATACAAAAGTAGAATCTATTAGAAAAAAACAAATTGAAGAAAATGCTTTAAGACTTTATAATGATGGCTTTATAGGAATAGCTGGAAAAATGGGGAATTATGAAGAAGATGAATTGATTAAAAAAGCTGAAAAAGCTTTGAATTATAAAATACCATATGATTTTAAACTGACTGAAAACGAAAATTTAAGTCTGAAATTTGGAAAAGATGTAATATCAAATGATTTATTGTTAGAAAAAACAGAAGAAATTCTTGAAAAGTTTAGAACTAATATTCCACAATTTATTTTTTCTTTTGGAATTAAAAAAATTAATAAAATAAAGTATTTAAAAAATGATTTAAAAACTGAATTAAAATCAGAATTAAATTATTATTCTTTAGGCTTTTTGATTAAAGATAAAAATTCTTCTAATATAATGGATTCTTTTTCTGGATATGATGGATTTGAAGATAACTTTAATAAAGCTTATGAAATCACAGAAAAAATATGTAAAACGCATTTAAAGAACATCGATATAAAAAATGGGACTTATCCTATAATATTTTTTGAAAATGAAGGTCTACCAAAATTAAAATTCTATCATGATTTACATGGAATGATATTTGGTTCTGGAGGCTCTATATTTTCTAATAAAATGAATGAAAAAATTTTTGCAGAGAATTTTACATTATATCAATCAAATAATCCTCAAGATAATAATTTCTCACATTTTTTTGATTCAGAGGGTACTTTTGAAAAAGTAGGATTTAGAACAGCTTTAATTGAAAATGGAATTTTAAAATCTCCTTATACAGATAAAAAATCTTCAAAATTATTCAATCTTCCATTAACCGGAAGTGCCGGTGGAGAGTATGATTCAGTTCCTTCAATTATTCCTTGTAATTTTAAAATAAAAAATACTCACAAATCATTAAAAGATATTTTAAATGGTAAAAAAGCAATACTATGCCATTTAGCCTCAGGAGGAGATTTTACTTCTGATGGTGTATTTGCATCTCCTGTACAAACAGCTTATTTGACAGATGGTGAAAGTTTATTGGGTAAGATACCAGAAATAAATATTTCTTCTGATATTTATAAAATGTATGGAAAAGATTATCTTGGAACATGTAATAATACTCTGTTTGATGATAATCAAACTATAAATGTAATTAAAATGAAAGTTGAAAAACTTTAA
- a CDS encoding TldD/PmbA family protein: protein MYKFHDGLYTDVRIENTFESNIEVTNERLDNMKENDYSGAFIRIFDGKKWFYSSLNDISKIQEEIDSLSKLASKDMNINDNPIVKKLQSNKEKISFYKDNSVRDISIEKKLSDLSSCFEILKSYDLITLWKANYMDLNIHKEFYSSKGSNLSFDYQKVGFRFGWNLSFKDEKLSEIFDGSDNFYSIMSFKKDDLIKKIDQSIDFIKNSKNIKPGKYTVVLSPLAAGIFAHESFGHKSEADFMIGDEKMKKEWKLGKKVGSSILSIVDDGNEKGNGFVPFDDEGNRAHKTYLIKNGILSGRLHSSTTAADLEEETTGNARALDFEYEPIVRMTNTYIEPGKLSFEELISDIKEGIFIDSISHGSGMSTFTMAPNMSYLIKDGKIAEPVKISVVTGNVFETLNLIENVSKEFKLLSFSMGGCGKLEQMPLPVGFGGPYVRVKELNVQ from the coding sequence ATGTACAAATTTCATGATGGTTTATACACAGATGTTAGAATAGAAAATACATTTGAATCTAATATCGAAGTCACAAATGAAAGATTAGATAATATGAAAGAAAATGACTATTCGGGAGCCTTTATCAGAATTTTTGATGGTAAAAAATGGTTTTATTCTTCTTTAAATGATATAAGTAAAATTCAAGAAGAAATAGATTCTTTATCAAAACTCGCTTCAAAAGATATGAACATAAATGATAACCCTATAGTTAAGAAACTTCAATCTAATAAAGAAAAAATCTCTTTTTATAAGGATAATAGTGTGAGGGATATTTCAATTGAAAAAAAATTATCAGATCTTTCATCATGTTTTGAAATTTTAAAAAGTTATGACTTAATAACATTATGGAAAGCTAATTACATGGATTTGAATATACATAAAGAATTTTATTCAAGCAAGGGGTCTAATCTAAGTTTTGATTATCAAAAAGTCGGGTTTAGATTTGGTTGGAACCTTTCTTTCAAAGATGAAAAACTCTCTGAAATATTTGATGGTTCTGATAATTTCTATAGTATTATGAGTTTTAAAAAGGATGATCTCATAAAAAAAATAGATCAATCTATAGATTTCATTAAAAATTCGAAAAACATAAAACCTGGTAAATATACAGTTGTACTTTCACCTTTAGCTGCCGGAATTTTTGCACATGAAAGTTTTGGTCATAAATCAGAAGCAGATTTCATGATTGGTGATGAAAAGATGAAAAAAGAATGGAAGTTAGGAAAAAAGGTTGGGAGTAGTATATTGAGCATAGTTGATGATGGAAATGAAAAGGGGAATGGATTCGTACCTTTTGATGATGAAGGAAATAGAGCCCATAAAACTTATCTTATAAAAAATGGAATTTTAAGTGGTAGATTACATTCTTCTACAACGGCTGCTGATCTTGAAGAAGAAACTACTGGAAATGCAAGAGCTTTAGATTTTGAATACGAGCCTATAGTTAGAATGACAAATACCTATATAGAACCGGGAAAATTATCTTTTGAAGAATTGATCTCTGATATAAAAGAAGGAATTTTTATAGATAGTATATCTCATGGTTCTGGTATGTCAACTTTTACTATGGCACCAAATATGTCTTATTTGATAAAAGATGGAAAAATTGCAGAACCAGTAAAAATTTCTGTAGTAACTGGAAATGTCTTTGAAACTTTGAATTTAATTGAAAATGTTTCAAAAGAATTCAAACTACTTTCTTTTTCTATGGGTGGTTGTGGAAAGTTAGAACAAATGCCTTTACCTGTAGGATTTGGTGGTCCTTATGTAAGGGTTAAAGAACTTAATGTTCAATAG
- a CDS encoding transposase, whose protein sequence is MDKPFFKASSDSEAEDKMLDMGILKYKEVCPYCGSTEIYHIRRNHIKCKKCRREWSKYKDSLLENIRIKPLTFLRIIEKIAEGTLLKNISDDLKVSYNTVLKVRNRIKNQIIKEVFKLENVDGNILIGIKIVEDYLKFEVVKNLNFSIIKSNNVYKIGRIYFIEDYEDFDHLIVISEESIEKLEKMYRVPNIDDFKNEIKQFLEDFSDKIKRGKIINSPTILYTIAQSALQYKHEKDYIVELFLNAFQKA, encoded by the coding sequence ATGGATAAACCATTTTTCAAAGCTTCTTCTGACAGTGAAGCAGAGGATAAAATGCTTGATATGGGAATTTTAAAGTATAAAGAAGTATGTCCTTATTGTGGAAGTACAGAGATTTATCATATTAGAAGAAATCATATAAAATGTAAAAAATGTAGACGTGAATGGAGTAAATATAAAGATTCCCTTTTAGAAAATATAAGGATTAAACCTTTAACTTTTTTAAGAATAATCGAAAAAATTGCAGAAGGAACTTTATTAAAAAATATTTCTGATGATCTAAAAGTTTCTTATAATACGGTTTTAAAAGTTAGAAATAGAATTAAAAATCAAATAATTAAAGAAGTTTTTAAGCTTGAAAATGTTGATGGAAATATTTTAATAGGGATAAAAATAGTTGAGGATTATTTAAAATTTGAAGTGGTCAAAAACTTAAACTTTTCCATTATAAAATCAAATAACGTTTATAAAATAGGTAGAATCTATTTTATAGAAGATTATGAAGATTTTGACCATTTGATAGTAATAAGTGAAGAATCCATTGAAAAGTTAGAAAAAATGTATAGAGTTCCAAATATTGATGATTTTAAAAATGAAATTAAACAATTTTTAGAGGATTTTTCTGATAAAATAAAGAGGGGAAAGATAATAAACTCACCTACAATACTTTATACTATAGCTCAAAGTGCTTTACAATATAAGCATGAAAAAGATTATATTGTAGAACTTTTCCTCAATGCTTTTCAAAAAGCTTAA
- a CDS encoding efflux RND transporter permease subunit, producing MHLNKKKSWTYIILFTVVTLFLGSFALQVRVEDDIKKYIPQDDPQKIIYDEVSENFGLNTLILSAVEFEDASKHLNDIQDISDELKELEGVDNVISLINAPRINSNEFGEISVGNLKSSLDLKDYDSDEAKVMIMSDEMLKGKFISDDGNNVLIIIGLKDDADGLIIGDEVREIFENSNIKYHLLGTPLANGEIESIVKANLRTLVPLVTFLVALVLFFSFRTATGVILPIISVAIADIWTVGIMVLSGLTFNTTTAAVPVAVVGIGTAYAIHIISKYYEEVQKGLVGEQAVNETVKTVGTAVLLSAFTTIAGFLSLLTADLKPVWQLGIFTSIGIAISLLSATILVPSILLIISPKPRKKMSEEGESPFLKKITHGIVYHRVTTFTVIGVFIVLFSLYIPKITADTQIENFLNDKTEIVQSSKFLRNNFGGNDYIFIDFKADGDNSFRDFYFNRSLRDIITYSKSFNIISQTTDISEVVAKLTKGFTGTEYIPGSNAALEQNYMLIEGSEGIDKILKAEDNESVAQIMVNTEVFNRVESIYEELLKFEKEYILKEYSVEDFDTSNSDHLKAFENEIRRFVYARGGSYKDTLTQNIVDVKNMNVLKIIDKMNFDKFYNDFNKYITNYGEEEITKDELKAFLMGGENDFLSEYFEYYTFENEAKIKSDFAYSKIKNIDVGLNDEQIKELSQYVNDLQVPVQGGNNKLDVRITGIPILANEVNDMIFDNQTKSMILAYLFVFIIFSIQMRSIFVGLLSLIPISLTILSNFGIMGMTGISLNAATVTIASITIGAGIDYTIHYLTRFKIEYANLGDKFQAAVKTSATSGRAIIINSLAVVLGFATFIFSDIGMLRQFGILTASAMIIAPILTLTIFPMVMTLLSDKILGKFSKGSKIIKKLKDKGGN from the coding sequence ATGCACTTGAACAAGAAAAAGTCGTGGACATACATAATTTTATTTACTGTAGTAACTTTGTTTCTTGGAAGTTTTGCTCTTCAAGTAAGAGTAGAAGATGATATAAAAAAATATATACCACAAGACGACCCACAAAAAATAATTTATGATGAGGTGTCAGAAAATTTTGGATTAAATACTCTTATTTTATCGGCAGTTGAATTTGAAGATGCTTCAAAACATTTGAATGATATTCAAGATATATCTGATGAATTGAAAGAATTAGAGGGAGTAGACAATGTTATTTCATTGATTAATGCTCCAAGAATAAATTCAAATGAATTTGGAGAAATTTCCGTTGGAAATTTAAAATCATCTTTAGATTTAAAAGATTATGATTCAGATGAAGCAAAAGTAATGATAATGTCAGATGAAATGTTAAAAGGAAAATTTATATCAGATGATGGAAATAATGTTTTGATAATAATAGGTTTAAAAGATGATGCTGATGGATTAATAATAGGGGATGAAGTAAGAGAAATATTTGAAAATTCAAATATTAAATATCATTTACTTGGAACACCTCTTGCAAATGGTGAAATAGAATCCATAGTAAAAGCTAATCTAAGAACACTTGTTCCTTTAGTTACATTTTTAGTGGCTCTTGTTTTATTCTTTAGTTTTAGAACAGCTACTGGAGTAATATTACCTATAATATCTGTTGCGATAGCTGATATTTGGACAGTGGGAATAATGGTTTTAAGTGGTCTTACATTTAATACAACTACTGCTGCAGTTCCCGTTGCTGTTGTTGGAATTGGTACAGCTTATGCAATTCATATAATAAGCAAATATTATGAAGAAGTACAAAAAGGACTTGTTGGAGAACAAGCGGTAAATGAAACAGTAAAAACAGTTGGAACAGCTGTATTATTGAGTGCATTTACTACAATCGCAGGATTTTTATCACTTTTAACAGCGGATTTAAAACCTGTATGGCAGCTTGGAATATTTACATCCATAGGTATAGCTATTTCACTACTTTCAGCGACTATTCTCGTACCATCAATTTTATTGATAATATCTCCAAAACCAAGAAAAAAGATGTCTGAAGAAGGAGAAAGTCCATTCTTAAAGAAAATAACTCATGGCATTGTTTATCATAGAGTTACAACATTTACTGTTATAGGAGTTTTCATTGTGTTATTTTCATTATATATCCCTAAAATAACAGCAGACACACAAATAGAAAATTTCTTAAATGATAAAACAGAAATAGTTCAGAGTTCAAAGTTCTTGAGAAACAATTTTGGAGGAAATGACTATATATTTATAGATTTTAAAGCTGATGGAGATAATTCATTTAGAGATTTTTATTTTAACAGATCTTTAAGAGATATAATAACTTATTCAAAATCATTCAATATTATTTCTCAAACAACTGATATATCAGAGGTTGTTGCTAAACTAACAAAAGGATTTACAGGTACAGAATATATACCAGGATCTAATGCAGCATTAGAACAAAATTATATGCTCATAGAAGGATCTGAAGGCATAGATAAAATATTAAAAGCAGAAGACAATGAATCAGTGGCTCAAATAATGGTTAATACAGAAGTATTTAATAGGGTTGAAAGTATATATGAAGAACTTTTAAAGTTTGAAAAAGAGTATATTTTAAAAGAATATTCTGTAGAAGATTTTGATACATCAAATTCAGACCATTTAAAAGCATTTGAAAATGAAATAAGAAGATTTGTTTATGCAAGAGGCGGATCATACAAAGATACATTAACCCAAAACATAGTAGATGTAAAAAATATGAATGTTTTAAAAATAATAGATAAGATGAATTTTGATAAATTTTATAATGATTTTAATAAATATATAACTAATTATGGAGAAGAAGAAATAACTAAAGATGAATTAAAAGCATTTTTAATGGGTGGAGAAAATGATTTTCTATCTGAATATTTTGAATATTATACATTTGAAAATGAAGCAAAAATAAAATCGGATTTTGCATATTCAAAAATAAAAAATATAGATGTAGGACTCAATGATGAACAAATAAAAGAATTATCTCAATATGTAAATGATTTACAGGTTCCAGTTCAAGGTGGAAATAACAAATTAGATGTAAGAATAACAGGTATCCCTATACTTGCAAATGAAGTTAATGACATGATATTTGATAATCAAACAAAATCAATGATTTTAGCTTATTTATTTGTATTTATAATATTCTCAATTCAAATGAGATCTATATTTGTAGGATTATTATCTTTAATTCCAATATCATTAACAATACTATCAAATTTTGGAATAATGGGAATGACAGGAATATCTTTAAATGCAGCTACAGTTACAATTGCATCTATAACAATCGGTGCAGGTATAGACTATACTATACATTATTTAACAAGATTTAAAATAGAGTATGCAAATTTAGGAGATAAGTTTCAAGCTGCAGTAAAAACATCAGCTACATCTGGAAGAGCTATAATAATAAATTCATTAGCGGTAGTATTGGGATTTGCAACATTTATATTCTCAGATATAGGTATGTTAAGACAATTTGGAATTTTAACTGCATCAGCTATGATAATAGCACCTATACTAACTTTAACTATATTTCCAATGGTTATGACTTTATTGAGTGATAAAATTTTAGGAAAATTTTCAAAAGGATCAAAAATAATTAAGAAACTTAAAGATAAAGGAGGAAATTAA
- a CDS encoding outer membrane lipoprotein-sorting protein, with the protein MKKIITTILLSVFALSMAFAVTGKEVLDMVKDEHDDFDSQKSQITMKLIDANGNEKAREFDMFLLKENDDSLALVRFNTPAEVKMITLLTLSDDEIYIYMPAYRKTKRISGGAKNGNFVGSDLKYSDISLLYNEKSGDYTSNLLEDNNNFYKVEIIPEDEDTDYGRIVAIVEKENMLIKDVDFFNQKDEHIKTMSFTNLKDFEGHKLYSHIELTDLTSNHSTVLDIKKADFDIGITNRFFNKMNISKPVLRIQ; encoded by the coding sequence ATGAAAAAAATTATAACAACTATTTTATTATCAGTATTCGCACTAAGTATGGCTTTTGCAGTTACAGGAAAAGAAGTTCTCGATATGGTGAAAGATGAACATGATGATTTTGATAGCCAAAAATCACAAATAACAATGAAACTTATAGATGCCAATGGAAATGAAAAAGCAAGAGAGTTCGATATGTTCTTATTAAAAGAAAATGATGATTCTTTAGCTTTAGTTAGATTTAATACTCCAGCTGAAGTTAAAATGATAACTCTATTGACATTATCAGATGATGAAATATATATATATATGCCTGCATATAGAAAAACGAAAAGAATATCAGGTGGAGCAAAAAATGGAAATTTTGTAGGATCTGATTTAAAATATTCAGATATTTCATTATTATATAATGAAAAATCAGGAGATTATACATCAAATTTGTTAGAAGATAATAATAATTTTTATAAAGTTGAAATAATTCCTGAAGATGAAGATACAGATTATGGAAGAATAGTAGCTATTGTAGAAAAAGAAAATATGCTTATAAAAGATGTTGATTTTTTTAATCAAAAAGATGAACATATAAAGACTATGAGTTTTACAAATTTAAAAGATTTTGAAGGACATAAATTATATTCACATATAGAATTAACAGACTTAACTTCAAATCATTCAACAGTATTAGATATAAAAAAAGCAGACTTTGATATTGGAATTACAAATAGATTTTTTAATAAAATGAATATATCAAAACCAGTTTTAAGAATACAATAA
- a CDS encoding InlB B-repeat-containing protein, whose translation MFLIALSLTLFLVSCTPDMNKESYTVTFDKNGGYVEANPKSIKIEKGQPIINLPEPPKRGRLEFDHWDSNPDGKGYNIDALTIIDKDITAYAQWALYNFSFSTFKNTGIDNIGWYPIDNYEYILIHVTTLENYKIDKINIVMDGKKYETNQEWSKIEFDDSLDTLFTLKVTASATLISN comes from the coding sequence TTGTTTTTAATCGCTTTATCTTTAACATTATTCTTAGTTTCTTGTACTCCAGATATGAATAAAGAATCATATACTGTAACATTTGATAAAAATGGTGGCTATGTTGAAGCCAATCCAAAATCCATCAAAATAGAAAAAGGTCAACCTATAATAAATCTTCCCGAACCTCCTAAAAGAGGTCGCTTAGAATTTGATCATTGGGATTCAAATCCTGATGGAAAAGGCTACAACATCGATGCATTAACAATTATAGATAAAGATATAACAGCTTATGCTCAATGGGCTCTCTATAATTTTTCTTTTTCAACATTTAAAAACACCGGTATAGATAATATTGGATGGTATCCTATTGATAATTATGAATATATATTGATTCATGTAACCACACTTGAAAATTATAAAATAGATAAAATCAATATAGTGATGGATGGAAAAAAATATGAAACAAATCAAGAATGGTCAAAGATAGAATTTGATGATTCACTCGATACTCTTTTTACATTAAAAGTAACGGCAAGTGCTACTTTAATTAGTAATTAA
- a CDS encoding M3 family oligoendopeptidase produces MYTNEKVEPRERKYYDESFKIKTLEDLKNEYKKLENMNLNEEKEVIKFIEIKDELESIISEEMAWKYIKMSCNADKPEIQQEFNRFYSQVIAPSASYDFKLKKQLYDSKGFKQLDHKYDHLKNLISNSINIFREKNIELNAKEQEISSKYGEIISKIIINFDGEEKTLSQMGIYSKNPDRSIREKAFMKSSKAIIEKEAEIQEVFDQLLKLRINMAKNADYDNYRDYMHKAKARFDYTPEDLFEFHESVEKEVIPFLKELSEERKQKLEIESLRPWDMNVDLDGKILKPFKNNEEFVEKAIKILYKVDPQYGKKLEMMKNSGHLDLENRKGKAPGGYSYPLSESGGSFIFMNAIGLNNDVRTLLHESGHAMHAFAAQDIRISEYRDVPSEVAELASMSMELLTLDYLSEYYDENNDLKKAKRDQLEGTLKTLPWVMIIDAFQHWIYTNPNHTVQERNEYFASLVDRFDEGIDWSDLEKEKQIKWMRQLHVFEVPFYYIEYAMSQLGAIAIYKNYKENGKSAIKMYDDFLKLGYSKGIKDIYETAGIKFDFSRDYVKSLVEFIKGELSNI; encoded by the coding sequence ATGTATACTAATGAAAAAGTTGAACCAAGAGAAAGAAAATATTATGATGAATCTTTTAAAATTAAAACTCTTGAAGATTTAAAAAATGAGTACAAAAAGCTTGAAAATATGAATTTGAATGAAGAAAAAGAAGTTATAAAATTCATAGAAATTAAAGATGAACTTGAATCTATAATTTCTGAAGAGATGGCTTGGAAATATATAAAAATGTCATGTAACGCAGATAAGCCAGAAATACAACAGGAATTCAATAGATTTTATTCACAAGTGATAGCTCCTTCGGCAAGTTATGATTTTAAATTGAAAAAACAATTATATGATTCAAAAGGATTTAAACAACTTGATCATAAATATGATCATTTGAAGAATCTCATATCTAATTCTATAAATATATTTAGAGAGAAAAATATAGAATTAAATGCAAAAGAACAAGAAATAAGTAGTAAATATGGAGAAATAATATCCAAAATTATTATAAATTTTGATGGTGAAGAAAAAACTTTATCTCAAATGGGAATATATTCTAAAAATCCAGATAGATCTATAAGAGAAAAAGCATTTATGAAATCATCAAAAGCAATTATAGAAAAAGAAGCCGAAATACAAGAAGTATTTGATCAATTATTAAAATTAAGAATAAATATGGCAAAAAATGCAGATTATGATAATTATAGGGATTATATGCATAAGGCAAAAGCAAGATTTGATTATACTCCTGAAGATTTATTTGAATTTCATGAATCAGTTGAAAAAGAAGTAATTCCATTTTTAAAAGAACTTTCAGAAGAAAGAAAACAAAAATTAGAAATAGAATCGTTAAGACCATGGGATATGAATGTTGATTTGGATGGAAAAATATTAAAACCATTTAAAAATAATGAAGAATTTGTTGAAAAAGCCATTAAAATTTTATATAAAGTAGATCCTCAATATGGAAAAAAACTTGAAATGATGAAAAATAGTGGTCATTTAGACCTTGAAAATAGAAAAGGAAAAGCTCCCGGTGGATATTCTTATCCTTTAAGTGAAAGTGGAGGTTCTTTTATATTTATGAATGCAATAGGACTAAACAATGATGTTAGAACACTTTTACATGAATCAGGCCATGCAATGCATGCTTTTGCCGCTCAAGACATAAGAATATCAGAGTACAGAGATGTACCAAGTGAAGTTGCTGAATTAGCCTCTATGTCTATGGAACTTTTAACTTTAGATTATTTATCTGAATATTATGATGAAAATAATGACTTAAAAAAAGCTAAGAGAGATCAATTAGAGGGTACTTTAAAGACATTACCTTGGGTAATGATAATAGATGCATTTCAACATTGGATTTATACAAATCCTAATCACACAGTACAAGAAAGAAATGAATACTTTGCTTCATTAGTTGATAGATTTGATGAGGGAATAGATTGGTCAGATCTTGAAAAAGAAAAACAAATAAAATGGATGAGACAATTACATGTATTTGAAGTTCCTTTTTATTATATAGAATATGCGATGTCTCAATTGGGAGCAATAGCAATATACAAAAACTATAAAGAAAATGGAAAAAGTGCTATAAAAATGTATGATGATTTTTTAAAACTCGGATATTCAAAGGGAATAAAAGATATATATGAAACGGCTGGAATAAAATTTGATTTTTCAAGAGATTATGTAAAAAGTCTTGTCGAATTTATAAAAGGAGAGCTTTCAAATATATAG